A single window of Metallosphaera hakonensis JCM 8857 = DSM 7519 DNA harbors:
- a CDS encoding 50S ribosomal protein L14e, with translation MAVIEVGRICVKLSGREAGSKCVIVDIIDNNFVLVTGPKNLSGVKRRRVNISHIEPTDKLVEIQKGASDQDVEAKIKEQGLIEYMKEKVKVKIPVI, from the coding sequence ATGGCAGTAATAGAAGTTGGCAGGATATGTGTCAAACTGAGCGGACGTGAAGCGGGTAGCAAGTGTGTTATAGTTGACATAATAGATAATAACTTCGTTCTGGTCACAGGTCCGAAGAACTTAAGTGGGGTAAAGAGGAGGAGAGTCAACATATCTCATATTGAGCCTACGGATAAGTTAGTCGAAATACAAAAGGGAGCTTCAGATCAAGACGTCGAGGCTAAGATAAAGGAGCAAGGGCTAATCGAATATATGAAGGAGAAGGTGAAAGTTAAAATTCCAGTGATTTGA
- a CDS encoding tRNA pseudouridine synthase A: protein MGFSSFVEKIDRFCDYPQPWETRKDYVPLGEFGVEPDKRPISEMISSSIINVDKPPGPTSHEVAFWVKTMFGLPRVGHGGTLEPLWAGQSQGYGCTPNRSR from the coding sequence ATGGGTTTTTCTTCTTTTGTAGAGAAGATAGATCGGTTCTGTGATTATCCACAACCTTGGGAAACACGAAAGGATTACGTTCCTCTTGGAGAATTTGGGGTAGAACCGGATAAGAGACCCATTTCAGAGATGATTAGCTCCTCAATCATTAATGTTGATAAACCACCAGGACCCACGAGTCATGAAGTGGCCTTCTGGGTTAAAACCATGTTCGGTCTACCTAGAGTGGGACACGGCGGGACCCTAGAGCCCTTATGGGCGGGGCAATCCCAAGGTTACGGGTGTACTCCCAATAGGTCTAGGTAA